In Sesamum indicum cultivar Zhongzhi No. 13 linkage group LG1, S_indicum_v1.0, whole genome shotgun sequence, the sequence atgcGCCGTAACTATCTCGTTGCTTATATCTATATGGCTAGTTTCTTTGAAGTGAATTATGGAGATTGTTAACTTTGCTGTATGACTGATCTTCACTCTATTGATTGGTCAACATTGATTGTTGCAGTGTCTTTATTTACAAAGTTTTAAGCCAATGTCTTTGCTAACTCCTAGTTTAACTAAATGATATACCTTCTCCTTGCTTCCACATTTCCAAGAAGTATTTCTGCCACtaaagaagcagaagaaagcaattttgtattttctatatttggcGGGAAACTTGGCATGTATTTATCAGGTTGTTTTTCATGCATTATCAAACTGCAGGCGAAGCGGAAACCTCTTTCTTTCCGGAATTCAGAATTCAATGGTAAGCTTCTTTGGACTCCAGGCCCTGTACTTGGATTCAATGAAAGCATGGTGACCACTGAAGAAGCAGATTCACAAGgatacttaaataaattactagaAACTTGTCGGCCAATTATTGATTTTCTGGAACTGAAGAGTTTTACTAGTGAAGTAATTCCAGATTCTGGCACTATGCTCGCCAACAGTTCTGAAAGTTCAAAGGTTActgaagaaagaaatggaTCTGATAATCCgttaaatcaatatttagtGCCATCTAGCCTGGCAGAAAGATGGGGAAACGCTATGGGTATCCTTGTTCCCAGCCTGTCTTGATAATTCCTCTCCCATGTCATCAGCATATTTGATTCATTTTCTCTAGCTCCTATACCGTTGAAACAATTCCTTGATGGATCATAGATATTGTTTTCCCTGAATCAAAGCGCTGCTGCTGTTTCACCAAAAGTTACTTTCGATATGTGAAGGGTACAGGTTCCCTTTTGGCAACTGTTCCGGTAGGTCATTGTCAGAACCTGCTCAGCTTCTATATTTGATACATATTATCAACACTTGAAATTCTTATCACCAGAAACTATTACAGCTGCTTCCGAATTCTGGCATATGGCATCCATAATCTGTCTTTCCTGTGTGCTTGGCTTCTCATGAATTTCAACTGCCTTTGTTTCTTAATCATGCGGGATCTTCTGACGATTGAATACATTATTCTGAAAATGATAAATGTTATTAATCCTTTGTATGTACacacatcaatatattttcatttatacaaatatgcTTATGCGTACATGTAGATATATATGCCTGCACTCATATCTTGAATTGTATGTGTATGCCTTTTTGTTGATAAATTGGTAATGGACTTCTTTGATGACTTTCTGGATATGATATACTATGCAAGTCATAGATCATGCTCTTCATCGGTAAGTTCAGCGATTTGGGATGGtgtttttgtttctgttaAGAACTATTGATTTTAGATGTCATCATTCACTCATCATGCAAAATCGTAATCCCAACATATTTCACAGggaaagatgaaagataaagtGTCTTCCTTGCAAGAGCTTCGTCTTAGGTACTTCACACCGAGGGAGGTATGCATGAATTCATTATTTCTTCTGATGTTAGTTCAGTTCTTGGCTTGTATATGATTGTGATTGTTGCCACTTTATTTCCTCAAGTGTACTCTTCCCTATTATTGTCAGGTCGCCAATTTACATTCTTTCCCGGAGGACTTCCAATTTCCAGGACATGTTAGCCTTCGTCAACGGTACACATCTTGTTCCAattaacatgtatatatatatatatagggccGTTTGGAATCGTTTTCATGTTTTAattgactaattaataaatataatcttGTTCCGTTGCTGCAGTTATGCTTTGCTGGGAAACAGTTTGAGTGTTGGAGTGGTGGCACCCCTATTTCACTATCTATTTACTCATGAATGATTCTAATGCTACTGCACTCTCCAATGATACAAATGCGGATGATATCCTCATAACTCAACTGAGGCGGCAAACCGATCAATTGCTACTTCATCGAGTTCTTGCTGTTGGAAATCCTCAAACTCCATCTCATGCACATAACATCTTTGCCTGGGGTACACTATTACTTCTTGAAGGTTTGACTTGCATACTGTGAACAACAGGGGCTGCGCTGCCGGCCTCGGCTCCTCAAGTGACTCAATATACATCTACTAGTTGCAGAATTCATCTGCCTCATGTAGCTTGtgagttgaaaaaaattgtgaagcAACCTTATGTGGTTTTGCAGTTTAACCAATTGTTATTTTCagcactttttttttaaaaaaattatgttgagTGACTTTTGTGGGTAAAcaggaaaagaaaggaaaatgtTAGTACAGTTGAAAGAAGTACTAATCTTTCCTCATATTGGAATGATTGATTATATGGCTCCCAACCAcaacttaataatttttgaaattacaaaagataaagGATGAGTGAGTAGCGTGGCAACcacatttgaattttgttttctatttatttattattatttttaaataaaatcaataaatgtCTCATTTCAAATTTAGGTACAttagttattgaatttatattaaactGATATTGTATAATTCGCAATGTTAATATgtttataatcaatatatatatatatgtgtgtgtataaggaaatttttgttatttacttatcaattatttcttttgaatatgcttttaaaatatatttcttttgaatataaacaaattaataattagggTAATTATACTCagattcttttttaaaatgtgaaaattatactttttcttcaaaaaatattaaaattgcatttatacctcatttaaaaattcatcatttgcCCATAACCCCCTTTCTAGATAGaaaatacttatattataaaaaaaaaatgtattgctcatttaatattttagtgtaatgattttgtacttaaaaaaaagtttgtattaacctcactttatatatacacatatatattatatttatcccatttataagtaaaaaatatatatagaaatattaaacgaaggataaaattgaaaatttatgtaattttttgttggtGTCTCCTAATGGAaggggtgtatgtgtaattttaaaaagttattggagaaagatataattttgtatttctaaagaaagtttaagtgtaattaattttaataattaataaataaatttaaaagtatttagaACAATGtattaataaacaaagaaatatgAGAAAACAAATGCAGTGGAGTACACGACAAGGGGAGGAGCGTGAGCTGTAAATATTCTTTTCCATCTCCAACACAAATTAGGATTAGGTAGTCTCCTGCTAAGGGCGTGCATTACGCacacccaccccaccccaccccaccccaccccagcATTTTTTCTGGTGTGGAATAGAGTTttaaaccaaattttcataataccCATACTACCCCTCCCCTACATCTCTTAtcgatttttattaattattatttttatatatatatacagagacATATTTTTGGGCccccaaattttatttttgcccAAGCAAGAGCAACAAACCCTAGAACATTAAAAGTGAGAATCAAAGTCTGTTTTGCAGAAGAGCATCGGAGATCAAAACCATCTAATTCCAGCTTCTCTGGTCGTaaattctccttcaattttccGAAAAGGTTAgtgattttttaagtttaagtGGTTCAATTCCCCGTACTTTAAATCCCTAAATTGATCGAAGCTAACTGTTTCGATTTGGGGATTTTACcaacttttatgtttttcatgAATCTGTTTCCTAATTCAGTTGTTATTTGGTTGAATTTCTGTTTTATTCAACGTTTTGGCAGACTTATGAGTTTCTGGTATTCTCtctgttatttatttttctagtgATAGCGATATTTGGGAGATTGTCGTAGCTGTCCTATTCTTCGAATCGAGTGAtcaattgtttatttaatttgagagaatattttgattatttttagtaaatttatgtttttgaatttgaattggaAGATCAGCTTTCTCAAAGAGTATATGTCATATGAACTGATCGTTGGAGATGNNNNNNNNNNTTaggttttcttttaatataatattttgtgatatCAGGGATTTCTACAATTTTTACTCACGGATAATAAGAGATATTGAGAAATtgtttttagtttaaaaaatctaagttAATTATACTGTTATCCTAGGGGTATAGGATTTAAATGTGATTCAAGATTAGATGAAGACGTCTCAATGACTTCTTGTTGCCAAATGCTTTCAAGATTTAATTGATATCTCAAACTATTTGAATTCTGTAAGTTGTGAGATCCAGATTTAGTTCTAATTTACTCCTTATCTTCTTTTGATGTTCTGTCATTCAGTGTGATTGTTTACTTCCAAGTTCATGTGCTGTTCTCTATAAATCTCTGTTCTCTTTATTGTCACAGGCTTTTGAGATTTGTTGAAGTGGATTGCTTAAAATGAGATTCAAGAAAGGGGACAAAGTAGAGGTTATGGACAGCAAGGATGTCCCAGTTTCGTGGCGTGCTGCAGAGATCCTGTCTTGTATTGGCCATACTTACCGCGTGCAGTACGATTCTTATCCTGGTATGGCTAGTAATCAAATGGTGGAGATGGTTCCACTGAAGTTTTTAAGACCACGCCCTCCTCTGGTGCAAGGTGTGGAGAGTTGCATTGCTGGAGACATTGTGGAGGTGTTTTATGAGTATTCCTGGATGATTGCTGCTATCTTGAAGGTTCCTGGtgtcaaaaaaacaaataaaaggaATAAGATCAATCCGCAGGATGCAGCATtccaaaatcaatatttagtAAGGCTACTTGGGTGCTCACAGGAATTAGTTATTGACAGATCAGACATCAGGATGAGACAAACCTGGCATGATGACAAATGGATACTAATGGGAAAGGTatgttgcattttttgtttttttaatccaaTCACTAGAGTCATTTCCTCTCTTCATTCATGCCATAGATGTATGTGGAGTCTTGGGATTGGCTCCATTTCTAGATGTTAgcaatacatatttaaatgtaattggTTTTTACTTCTCTTGTTTGCTACTGTTAGTATGCATTCTTCTAAATCCTTCTCTTGTCGAATGCTTTTGCCTTATTTATGCTTTTGGCTCTCATCTGAATAAATCCTACCACTCTTTTGGATGCTCAATGTAACTGTAGAATTTGAGGATCAATTATTATGCTAACCTTAGGTTTAGAAGTTTCATTTTGCCAATATCTTATGCAATGCATGTAATTTGTTCTCTTCGGAAGTCTCCCTTTTTGTGAGTACATGTAAATCCAATTAGTTCCTAAATTTGCTCCTCCTAAGCTCCTAGTTTCTCCTGTATGCAGAGTTCCCAAGCAGGCGATGATGTAATATCCAGCAAACCATCAACATCAAATTGTTGTGCAGAGATGAATTTCCAGGTGCCACAACTTAATGCAAGGGCTAAAAGTCGACccagaaaatatttgatgaacaTTCAGGATAATGCTGCATTGTTGGGATCTGCAGCGACCTCTTCCAGATCCCTGAAGAGGATGTCTCCCTATGATTCCTCCATTGTTGAAACACATAATGGGCATATccagaaattaagaaaagttgAGAGAGAAGGCTGGAAGCGGCGAGTGGTTGCTTCCCCGGTGCTTGAAAAGGTAGATGCTGTTGCTTACCCAAGAGAAATTTTGGGTGAAAAGAACATGCATGCTTCCTCTAACATTATACCATATGGATATAATCACATGCAGAGggcaaaagaaaatgattttcttgGCTATTCTGGGGTGAGAAGCTCTGAATTAAATCGTTCTGACAGTGATGCTTGTTCTGTTGGTAGCTGTAGTGTTACTAACCAGAGTCCTAAAAACTGTTATGGTGATTCTATGCCTGTGCACTGCCAAGAGATGGACACCCTTTCTAGTGATGCAGAGTCATCTTATGGATCAGGCTCCCAGCAAAGAAGTTCGTTTCTTCCCCCAAAGGAGGAGTTAGAGGTCAGTATACGTAGGTTAGAGTTGCATGCTTACCGCAGCACTCTGGAAGCATTGTATGCATCTGGTCCCTTAAGTTGGGAACAGGAGGCATTGTTGACAAATCTTCGTATTATGCTCCACATATCAAATGATGAACATTTGAATGAGCTGAAGCACCTAAGTTCCACTAAAACTGCCATTAGTGTTAGATAATCGTAAAAAGTTCTTTTCATCACGTCTTTGTTTTATAGCAGGTTTAAGCGTTGCCTTTTCTCTTGCAACAATGTAAGAAGAAACATGCACATCACACTTTGTATCTTCTGCCTTGGTTGTTACTCGTATATCTGTGCAGACATTTGACATTTTGTACCAAAGAGTTAtgtatcaaattttagttgttaaTTAATGTAGACTATCTCCGAAAGCAATGGCTTTTCCATTCTTATTTGGAATTTATTTTGTCTTGTATCAGTACCTGTTCTTATTGACTATATGGTAAAAAGAAAGCTGCAGTGTCTTGCCCATGCAAATTTTTTGGGATGCGCTTGATCTTAAAGATCGTAAAAGTGTTGTATGTGAGTGATGATGACAAACCTGTTTGCTCCATTTGGTGTCacatatcttttttaatttccaattAGGTGCACTTCTTTCCTTCTAGACTTTTAGCACGACTCCAGCATGTACATGCATATTGTGTAACTATGGAATTCACACCTGCCAGACCTGAATATCAGCTGGTAACTGCATTTATCTGAAGAGTGCAAAAGTTTCTTGAATTGATACAGGAGAATGCAATCTTCAGGTTGACTTCTGAATTTGGCTCTGCATGTAGATGCTACCAATTTATGTTAAGAAGCTAACTAAGGCTAGTTTGATTCTGTTTTGTATTGAGATTGAGTGAAATGCTGCTACATAGTGCTTTTTGGATGTTCTGATTTCGCCATTCAACTTTGGCAGCACATGAGTTTCTCTTTGAGGAATTTATTGATCAGACTTCAACCTGTACTTTATTTTCCAGGGCTACAGTTGGAGGCATGCTTCATTTGCTTCCAATGATTTACAGATGATGCCAGGGTTTGCCGCCTTTCTCTTGGCATTGAACTTTGGACGATTCAATCGTCTACTTTCAAAGAGATGCTACAGTTTTATGGCTGCTCCCTGGTATCGCAATTTAATCTACAGTATTTCTTTTAAGTCCAGGCTTAACTGGATGGATATATTAACCCGTCTTCTACTGTAGGAACAAGTATAGCTAAACATAACCGAGCTGCTTGTACAAGGTTCCTTGTCTCCTTAGGAACATTAGTTCAAATTGCATGTGAAGTTAACCATCTCTTACATTTTGTGTGCCATTTTTGCTGAAACTGTGTTCGTTGATttttttgcacggttgttGTAACCATGTTAAACCAAAACTCTACACATGACAGACACAGTTGTATGGATTTCTATATTGAACTACCATTCAAACTTGTGTTTTGACACTTCATGTATCTAGACATTTATGAGTTTGGAGCAGGTAGGGAATTGTTTCCAGTActcttctgtttctttcatTTACATCATGTACTTTATGTTTCCATCTGTTTTTGTAACTCTGTTAATGAGCAACAAGAAAACTCCAGATCTGTGACGATGTAAAGACAGCGTATGAAATATGCAACCTATCATTTTCTGGAAAATCACATGATTCTGTTATCCTTTTCCCATCATTGTATATCCTTAGCGTTGTTACAGAAGCAataattttggctaattaCTGAAAGATACTGGATGCTTACAACAATGGCCATGTTTGCAGTGTTCACGTAGTCGTTACAACCCATGCATATGTTACTGATTGACAATTCATAATGGAATCAGATAATTTAAGTAGCTCCCCTGGAAACATTCCTGAGGAGAACTAATGAGTCAAGATCCAAGGGAAAAGATCAGGCATGTCATTGTGACAATAAAAATGATCTGAAGTGAGTTTGGCTGTCCAGTAGATATGCGTCAAGAATACATGAATGCCTCCAGTCCTTATAAAACAAGCTGATCAATGTTGTTGGATGGAGAGACAGAAGCGAAAAGCCCGGATAGCGCCTCGGAACTGCACCGATTCAAGCTGGTAAATTCTCTACCCTTTTTTGTGCCAAATTCAAAGTTTTGTTCTCCCTCAAAGTACTATAGTACACTCCCTGAGGGTGAAAAGAATTATCTTGCTCCTAAAACTAAAACACCTTAGATCTGTCTCTGGCTGAGCACTTGCCAAACAATTTTGAGCATGTGTATGATCGATCAATATGGAAACATCCATTGCAAATGTTATGTAACAGCTTCCGTGGATGCATGCATATGATCATTACCAAGGTTTTTGTAGTGGCTTCTGTGCATCCGAGTTACTAATCCATTTTGTCGGGTGCAGCCAACATTGAAACTGGTTCCACCAGTTTGTTCATTGGATATCTGTGATTTCTAGAAGAGCAAAGTTCAGAATCTGCTGAAGGCATACTGAATACTATGTGAAGATGCAACATGTGATGTGTGTAAGAATAGAGTCAATAGGCTTGTCTTATTAAATAGTAGCCACATATAAGATGTTCTATACAGAATaggcatttttttaaaattttataagaactCAAAAGCTCCCTCGCGGCGAAATAAAAATGTTTAGTTTCTCTTAACAGTTTTTggctatatttttaattctaacatATTCACTTATGACGTTATTTTGAACGATGAAGGACTCCTTTTCGGTTCTAATTTTATGACGCTTAACAttgtattcaaatttaatattaaattgcatttgtATTAATTCTCATAACAAATATCTCATTTTTACGAAAGATTAGTAGTCAACTATTTAGAGTTAAActgatttgtaatatttatgaaaatattcttaaaaaaaaattagatacaaggtatatcacaaaataactatttacttGCCCATAATGGTAGCAATCACCCTTTAATcgttttactaataaaaataatttattacaccaagaaaaacatttctaataaattctaatatcttattttaaaataaatttaacagtATAAACCGTTAAACCATGTTATAAGATGCTGTAtataagcttagccaaacacctcCAATTGATCCATTAACACCTTACAAACCGAGATGATTATCATCGTAGCAATAACATATCCGATCTCCCCTCCCCGACCACTATAAAAACCTTGTACAGCAGcactattataaataacttaaactactttattaaaaatataaaattgcacCTTCTTCCAactaacattttaaaattatacttatatttcCTTTGTCAACACAacatttttcgttcaaattttaaaatataatttccatTTTTTAAAGGAGattaaactttataaataaCCGCAACGCAACGATGAACAATTGTAGATCACAGAAAACGGTCTTCATACTCATAGGAGCCTAATATGCTGTTCGTCCACAAGTATGGACTCATTGCTACAGTGCCATAGCCCACATAAGGAGCCAACACACTGGCAACGACCCAGAGCCCAGTAAAACACGGCAAATATTTGAAGTCGATATGGTCCCACATCATACAAATAATTCCTCAACatcttcaaatattaaaaacttatcCCCCACAAGCAGCAAAATCAAAAGCACAACCAAGGTGCAGGTGCAATTCAAGAGCTCTTCTAATAACTCAAAGGATGTATTAAGTTGCAAAGAAAATCCTTAGAATCCCCATATCAATGAACACAAGAAAATTGGGACACCATGACACTAACACAAGGACCGCACCAGCAAAAATCTAAAGCTGTGCTAGATCCTTTAGTCGAAtgcctcatcatcatcatcgggAAGAGGCTGActagcagcagcagcaagcTCGGCTTCATGTCTGCAGGAAttaaataaggataaattaatacctTTAACCCAACTCGAAGCAGAGGTTCTTCAATCTAACATGGTAATCCAGGATAAAAATGGGTAGGGAGAATGGAGCAAATTAGGGGGAGTAGCATTTGCAAAGGCAATTGCTAATAACTTAAATTCCAAATGTGCACACTAGACTAAGAGAGGAAGAGTGTGGGAGCAGACGTACTGTTGCTGTGCAGCCAAATCAATTTGCACTTCAGGTGGAGCAAGAGCAGGAGACTCAACAAAGTGCAAATTAGGATCACTGCGATCAAACAAAATCAGTTTTACATATCGTGTAAGATTGAGATCAGATATAAGAAGacattaaaaatgaaattcacaattttaattagCTTCTCTACATACCCAGCAAGTTTCCTTGCAAGATACAGGAAAGGCTTCTCGAAGTTGTAGTTACTCTTGGCAGATATTTCATAGTACTGCAAATTCTTTTTCCGGTGGAAAGTAACCTGTTTTGCCTTCACCTGCCTGTTCTTTACATCAACCTTGTTCCCACAAAGCACAATCGGTATATTCTCACAAACCCTGAATTTGGCGGTACAAAATCCATGTTATATAAATCTCAGCTCCAAAATCTGCAGGATCAGAATAAAATTGCGAGACAGTACATACCGGCAAAGATCACGGTGCCATGTCGGAACATTCTTGTATGTCAATCGAGCTGTTACATCAAACATAATGATAGCGCATTGTCCATGGATGCTGAAACAGTTCAAAAACAGTATCATGTTAAAAGAACAGTGAGATTATGAAAGATTATATTTATCACATGAAAGAAGCAAATGCAATTCACTTACTAGTATCCATCTCTAAGGCCACCAAATTTCTCCTGACCAGCGGTGTCCCAGCAGTAGAATCTGATCTTTCCGCAGTTAGTGAAGAAATCCAATGGATGGACTTCCACACCAATTGTAgctatttgaaaataaaaaataagtagtTGCTTTAGAACATTAAAAAGTACGAGTAACCAGACTTTATTTATATGGTACAAaagcaaataatattatggtAATCAAACTTACGCTCatatttcttctcaaattcaCCAGTAAGATGCCTTTTTACAAATGTTGTTTTCCCTGCAACATCACAAGCAAATTTTTAAGCCGCAATGCAAATAgttacaaaaacaataaaaaaatttaataaagccCCATCCTATCTTTGCCTTTTGcaaatgactttttttttccttttttaaacTCCAGACGCAAAAAGTACAGTCACAAGTTAGCAATTCTGAAAccttacaattaattatacatttaccAAAGTACCCAATCTATTTCctggatttgaattttgaaatagaaCTCCAAAtcgatttaataataactCGGGACCGCAAGTTCCCATCACAGTAAACTTAAAACCTAAAACACAACAGATGTCCCGCCTGATATGACCTTATATTCAGGACCATAAATAGCAAACAATTCAGTACCAAATAACACCAACGACGCATCAAAAATCCAAAGCGAATCATAtaatcatcaaatattttatagacgACCAACAAATCTCGATATACATCGACACGTTTCCATCAAGAAAGgcattaacaataatttttcaggCTTAACTTATCTCACCCGGGAAAAAAACAAGTCCAGATGCTACATTCAAAGTATCAAAAtcgaaaatcaaaatttcacatTAGATCAAACAAACAACGATTCAACATTCCAGGCgccaacaaaatcaaaaggaAAATTACCAGTGCCACCATCGCCAACAATTACAAGCTTGAAGCTAGGGTAATCCACAGTCTGTTGATTCGGCAACGcctaaaaattacagaaaaaaaaaaactcaaaaaccGATCAAAT encodes:
- the LOC105166670 gene encoding tRNA (cytosine(38)-C(5))-methyltransferase isoform X2, producing the protein MLWWWKHSTLMTLLMMFMSIILGTVRTRVTFRPLVLLTLTTTRQMHGSYLLLANLTHGKKGSSDARASSFLKILKLIPQTSRPPLMLFVENVVGFETSDTHKRMIAMLRENHFDTQEFILSPLQFDVPYSRPRYFCLAKRKPLSFRNSEFNGKLLWTPGPVLGFNESMVTTEEADSQGYLNKLLETCRPIIDFLELKSFTSEVIPDSGTMLANSSESSKVTEERNGSDNPLNQYLVPSSLAERWGNAMDIVFPESKRCCCFTKSYFRYVKGTGSLLATVPGKMKDKVSSLQELRLRYFTPREVANLHSFPEDFQFPGHVSLRQRYALLGNSLSVGVVAPLFHYLFTHE
- the LOC105166670 gene encoding tRNA (cytosine(38)-C(5))-methyltransferase isoform X1, with the translated sequence MEVLRKEEGKPWRVLEFYSGIGGMRYSLIKAEVDAVVVEAFDINDVANDVYEHNFGHRPHQGNIQTFSAVDLDNYKADAWLLSPPCQPYTRQGLQKGSSDARASSFLKILKLIPQTSRPPLMLFVENVVGFETSDTHKRMIAMLRENHFDTQEFILSPLQFDVPYSRPRYFCLAKRKPLSFRNSEFNGKLLWTPGPVLGFNESMVTTEEADSQGYLNKLLETCRPIIDFLELKSFTSEVIPDSGTMLANSSESSKVTEERNGSDNPLNQYLVPSSLAERWGNAMDIVFPESKRCCCFTKSYFRYVKGTGSLLATVPGKMKDKVSSLQELRLRYFTPREVANLHSFPEDFQFPGHVSLRQRYALLGNSLSVGVVAPLFHYLFTHE